The following are encoded together in the Dyella terrae genome:
- a CDS encoding AraC family transcriptional regulator, which produces MYIEPNLSLPPGPRPRLVEPALESLLNRSMLQVQVVAELHRCGTWFADAPRIDCGLFHLVGTGACTVECDELDETVALEAGDLVIFPHGTPHRLAEARGQDIPHTSLICGEFRFTGASQHPLNHALPSCMVIHASRASAPFRQLAATMAEVVHADCAGRHVLLNKLADALFTLAICDYSRTNGERQGLFASLADPRIARVLQAVHDHPGKAWTMQSMAALACMSRSAFAERFTQLMKLPPVQYLTQWRVSVAEQMLRDRQQSVAGIAQQLGYSSEAAFRRLYKRVSGMCPGRVRGEGLRAAALN; this is translated from the coding sequence ATGTACATCGAACCGAACCTGTCATTACCGCCGGGGCCACGCCCGAGGCTTGTCGAACCCGCGCTGGAATCGCTGCTCAACCGGTCGATGCTGCAGGTGCAGGTAGTGGCCGAACTTCACCGCTGCGGTACGTGGTTTGCCGACGCGCCCCGGATCGACTGCGGGTTGTTCCATCTGGTGGGCACCGGCGCCTGCACGGTGGAGTGCGATGAACTCGATGAAACCGTGGCGCTGGAGGCGGGCGATCTGGTGATCTTTCCGCATGGCACACCGCATCGCCTGGCGGAGGCGCGCGGACAGGATATTCCGCATACCAGCCTTATCTGCGGCGAGTTTCGCTTCACTGGCGCCAGCCAGCACCCTCTTAATCATGCATTGCCGTCGTGCATGGTGATTCACGCGTCACGCGCCAGCGCACCCTTCCGCCAACTGGCCGCGACCATGGCAGAGGTAGTGCACGCCGATTGCGCCGGTCGCCACGTGCTCCTCAATAAACTGGCCGATGCGCTGTTCACGCTCGCCATCTGCGATTACTCACGCACCAACGGCGAGCGTCAAGGCCTGTTCGCCTCGCTCGCCGATCCGCGTATCGCACGCGTGTTGCAGGCGGTGCATGATCACCCAGGCAAAGCCTGGACGATGCAATCCATGGCTGCGCTGGCCTGCATGTCGCGCTCAGCCTTTGCCGAGCGCTTCACGCAATTGATGAAGTTGCCGCCGGTGCAGTACCTCACGCAATGGCGGGTCAGCGTAGCGGAGCAGATGCTGCGCGATCGGCAACAATCCGTGGCCGGCATTGCGCAACAGTTGGGCTATAGCAGCGAGGCGGCGTTCCGTCGCCTGTACAAACGCGTGAGCGGCATGTGCCCGGGCCGTGTCCGCGGTGAAGGACTACGCGCTGCAGCGCTGAACTGA
- a CDS encoding sensor domain-containing diguanylate cyclase yields the protein MNTTASLPIPDFLGQLAASVTRARTLEELVRPLLELLQTVTGLESTYLTTIDTDGGYQYILFSRNTSRLQIPEGLAVPWEGTLCKRALEEGRPYTDDVANCWPDSGPARELGIATYASTPVRLDDGTLYGTLCAASGERKPLEDGADQVLQMFSRLIGQQIERERMLQALQHANDTLAVSALTDATTGLPNRRALMEELRRRLVAHGPAGRALVVAFVDLDQFKAINDIYGHDAGDRFLSAIGGRMQGTVRSGDFVARLGGDEFVVLSSPAHDEALAVADALRKRLQEATTGRFHLGALSLDYAGPSIGSIVSLSGDAEPEALIAQADAAMYEVKRERKQSQPPR from the coding sequence ATGAACACGACTGCTTCCTTACCCATACCCGACTTCCTCGGCCAATTGGCGGCATCCGTTACCCGCGCGCGCACCCTGGAGGAACTGGTGCGTCCCCTGCTTGAGCTGTTGCAGACCGTGACCGGGCTGGAGTCCACCTACCTCACCACCATCGACACCGATGGCGGCTACCAGTACATCCTGTTCTCGCGCAACACCAGTCGCCTGCAGATTCCCGAGGGCTTGGCGGTGCCGTGGGAAGGCACGCTGTGCAAGCGGGCGTTGGAAGAGGGACGCCCCTATACCGACGATGTCGCCAACTGCTGGCCGGATTCCGGTCCCGCGCGGGAGTTGGGCATTGCGACCTATGCGAGTACGCCGGTGCGACTGGACGACGGCACGCTCTACGGCACCCTTTGTGCTGCCAGCGGCGAGCGCAAACCGCTGGAGGATGGCGCTGATCAGGTGCTGCAGATGTTTTCGCGGCTGATCGGCCAGCAGATCGAGCGTGAACGCATGTTGCAGGCGTTGCAGCATGCCAACGACACGCTAGCGGTGAGTGCGTTGACGGATGCCACCACCGGTTTGCCCAACCGGCGCGCCTTGATGGAAGAGCTGCGGCGCCGTCTTGTAGCGCATGGCCCGGCGGGACGCGCGCTGGTCGTGGCCTTTGTCGATCTGGATCAGTTCAAGGCCATCAACGACATCTACGGGCACGACGCCGGTGATCGATTCCTCTCGGCCATCGGTGGGCGTATGCAGGGTACGGTGCGCTCTGGCGACTTCGTCGCGCGCTTGGGCGGCGACGAGTTTGTGGTGCTTTCCAGTCCTGCACATGACGAAGCGCTTGCCGTCGCTGACGCCTTGCGCAAACGCTTGCAGGAGGCGACCACGGGACGCTTTCATCTTGGTGCGCTGTCGTTGGACTACGCGGGGCCAAGCATTGGCAGCATCGTGTCGCTGTCGGGCGACGCGGAACCCGAAGCGCTGATCGCGCAGGCCGACGCCGCCATGTACGAGGTCAAGCGCGAGCGCAAGCAGTCGCAACCGCCGCGCTGA
- a CDS encoding MliC family protein: MNTIHYSRRIACTAIALLAGTAAMADTTHLPPIPVDNTLVRDYQCHGGQSLKVTYYNRQGGQSFAMLTVKGNAMLFVDTLAASGVRYVAGPYVWWTKGNNGDLYDMTAGPNAAPIIGGCTSASH; encoded by the coding sequence ATGAACACCATCCACTACAGCAGGCGCATCGCATGCACAGCCATAGCTTTGCTGGCTGGCACGGCGGCGATGGCCGACACGACACATCTACCGCCCATCCCCGTCGACAACACCCTGGTGCGCGATTACCAGTGCCACGGCGGCCAATCGCTCAAGGTCACCTACTACAACCGCCAAGGCGGACAGAGCTTCGCCATGCTCACAGTGAAGGGCAACGCGATGCTCTTCGTCGACACGCTCGCCGCGTCGGGCGTCCGGTACGTCGCCGGCCCTTATGTGTGGTGGACCAAGGGCAACAACGGCGATCTCTACGACATGACGGCCGGCCCGAATGCCGCGCCAATCATCGGGGGATGCACGTCAGCGTCACATTAA
- a CDS encoding serine hydrolase domain-containing protein: MLMRCVAFVGLFALASTSLAMPAAPPAAPAADTTTKADTPRTTSAGTQFVQPADWTMHAAGNKVTLAPPEADSQAVLVDVKATTPDDAVTQAWKAYAPPKMWPLQVATDAAPRDDWDQVRVYNYETSANDKRGVTVIAYRHGNQYTVLIYDMANAVAEKRASQLRAISDRLLPKGYKRESFAGKKAHPLDAARVETLMAFVDGARKAYDVPGVAIGLIDHGKVVFAGGLGVREINKPTPVDADTLFMIASNTKALTTLMLAREVDQKKFTSNTPVVDVMPSFRLGDAATTKQVLMRHLICACTGMPRQDMEWLLNSRDATPETVMKALSGMQPTSKFGELFQYSNLMAAAAGYIGAHALYPNMELGAAYDLAMQKQVFDPLGMKITTFDYDRALLGNHATPHGLDVDGHTAIAGMGINDSVRAARPAGAAWSAVSDMLRYVQMELDDGLLPDGQRYVSRQSLLERRKANVALGTTATYGMGLMVDHTWGVPVVHHGGDLTGFHSDMMWLPEQGVGAVILTNADAGVFIRGPFQRRLLEVLFDGKPLAQGDIDAGVKRLKAQIAAERKRLTVPADPAEVAKLADNYRNPAVGSIQVDRSGKNLEFNFGAWHSEVASRKNDDGSVSFVTISPGSDGFEFVVSGSGDNRKLVLRDDQHEYVYDEVK, encoded by the coding sequence ATGTTGATGCGTTGCGTTGCATTTGTCGGGTTGTTTGCGCTGGCCTCCACATCGCTGGCCATGCCCGCCGCGCCACCAGCCGCGCCAGCCGCCGATACAACCACCAAGGCGGATACGCCCAGAACGACATCCGCGGGTACGCAGTTCGTGCAACCCGCCGACTGGACCATGCACGCTGCTGGCAACAAGGTCACGCTGGCCCCGCCTGAAGCGGACTCGCAAGCCGTGCTGGTCGATGTAAAGGCCACCACGCCCGATGACGCCGTCACCCAGGCATGGAAAGCCTACGCACCGCCCAAGATGTGGCCGCTGCAAGTCGCCACTGACGCCGCACCGCGTGACGACTGGGACCAGGTCCGCGTCTACAACTACGAGACCTCCGCTAACGATAAACGTGGCGTCACCGTCATTGCCTATCGACATGGCAATCAGTACACGGTGCTGATCTACGACATGGCCAATGCGGTGGCCGAGAAGCGCGCCTCGCAGCTACGTGCCATCTCCGACCGCCTGCTGCCTAAGGGTTACAAACGCGAGAGTTTCGCCGGCAAGAAAGCGCATCCGCTCGATGCCGCGCGCGTGGAGACGCTGATGGCCTTCGTGGATGGCGCGCGCAAGGCGTACGACGTGCCGGGCGTGGCCATCGGCCTGATCGATCATGGCAAGGTGGTGTTTGCCGGCGGTCTCGGTGTGCGGGAGATCAACAAGCCCACGCCGGTCGATGCCGATACCCTGTTCATGATCGCCTCCAACACCAAGGCGCTGACCACGTTGATGCTGGCGCGCGAGGTGGACCAGAAGAAGTTCACCTCGAACACGCCGGTCGTGGACGTGATGCCGTCGTTCCGGCTGGGCGACGCCGCGACCACCAAGCAAGTGTTGATGCGCCACCTGATCTGCGCCTGCACCGGTATGCCGAGGCAGGACATGGAGTGGCTGCTCAACAGCCGCGATGCCACGCCAGAGACGGTGATGAAGGCGCTGTCGGGCATGCAACCGACCAGCAAGTTCGGCGAACTGTTCCAGTACTCGAACCTGATGGCGGCGGCGGCCGGCTATATCGGCGCCCATGCGCTGTATCCGAATATGGAGCTCGGCGCGGCCTACGACCTCGCCATGCAGAAGCAGGTGTTCGATCCGTTGGGCATGAAGATCACTACGTTTGACTACGACCGCGCATTGCTTGGCAACCACGCCACGCCACACGGCCTGGACGTGGACGGCCATACCGCGATTGCCGGCATGGGCATCAACGATTCCGTTCGTGCGGCACGCCCTGCTGGCGCAGCATGGAGCGCAGTGAGCGACATGCTGCGCTATGTGCAGATGGAACTGGACGACGGCCTGCTGCCCGACGGCCAACGTTACGTGTCCAGGCAATCGCTACTCGAACGACGCAAGGCCAACGTGGCGCTAGGCACCACGGCTACCTATGGCATGGGCTTGATGGTGGATCACACCTGGGGCGTGCCGGTGGTGCATCACGGCGGTGACCTGACCGGTTTCCATTCCGACATGATGTGGTTGCCCGAGCAGGGTGTGGGCGCCGTGATCCTGACCAACGCCGACGCCGGCGTCTTCATCCGCGGCCCGTTCCAACGCCGTCTGCTCGAAGTGCTGTTTGACGGCAAGCCGCTGGCGCAGGGTGATATCGATGCTGGCGTGAAACGCCTAAAGGCGCAGATCGCCGCTGAGCGAAAACGCCTCACCGTGCCTGCCGATCCCGCCGAGGTGGCAAAGCTGGCCGACAACTATCGCAACCCCGCCGTGGGCAGCATCCAGGTGGACCGCAGCGGCAAGAACCTGGAATTCAATTTCGGCGCGTGGCATAGCGAGGTCGCTTCGCGCAAGAACGACGACGGCTCCGTCTCGTTTGTCACCATTTCACCGGGTTCGGATGGTTTTGAGTTCGTGGTGTCGGGCAGCGGGGACAACCGCAAGCTGGTGTTGCGCGACGACCAGCACGAATACGTCTACGACGAGGTGAAGTGA
- the pip gene encoding prolyl aminopeptidase, protein MRELYPEIEPYRTQRLRVDDIHELHIEECGNPHGLPVVFLHGGPGSGVSPYHRRFFDPARYRIVLFDQRGAGRSTPHAELRNNTTGHLVGDIETIREHLGIERWVVFGGSWGSTLALAYGQAHPERVLGLVLRGIFLGRPGELRWFNELYGGARWIFPERWSHYVAHIPENERDDMVEAYWRRLDSDDESVRVAAAMAWSNWEGGSTTLVHDPNEPGIFENPHAAVSVARTEAHYFRHQVFLEPDQLLRDVDRIRRIPATIVHGRYDVICPVKNAYDLATAWPEAAFHIVLAGHSAADPAIVDVLVNATDALADRYA, encoded by the coding sequence ATGCGCGAGCTATACCCCGAGATCGAGCCCTATCGCACCCAGCGCCTGCGCGTGGATGACATTCACGAGCTGCACATCGAGGAATGCGGCAACCCGCATGGCCTGCCCGTGGTGTTCCTGCACGGCGGCCCCGGCTCGGGTGTGTCCCCGTATCACCGCCGCTTCTTCGATCCCGCACGCTATCGCATCGTGCTGTTCGATCAGCGCGGCGCGGGTCGCTCGACGCCGCACGCGGAGCTGCGCAATAACACCACCGGGCATCTCGTCGGGGACATCGAAACGATCCGCGAGCACCTGGGTATCGAACGCTGGGTGGTCTTCGGCGGCTCGTGGGGCTCTACGCTCGCGCTGGCCTACGGGCAGGCACACCCGGAGCGCGTGCTTGGGCTCGTGCTGCGCGGCATCTTCCTTGGCCGCCCCGGCGAGCTGCGCTGGTTCAACGAGCTCTATGGCGGCGCGCGCTGGATCTTCCCTGAGCGTTGGTCGCACTACGTCGCCCACATTCCCGAGAACGAACGCGACGACATGGTCGAAGCCTATTGGCGCCGCCTCGACAGCGACGATGAGTCCGTGCGCGTGGCCGCCGCGATGGCGTGGAGCAACTGGGAAGGTGGCAGCACGACGCTGGTGCACGATCCGAACGAACCGGGCATCTTCGAGAATCCGCACGCGGCAGTGAGCGTCGCGCGTACCGAAGCGCACTACTTCCGCCATCAGGTATTCCTGGAGCCTGATCAACTGCTGCGCGACGTGGACCGCATCCGGCGCATTCCGGCAACTATTGTGCACGGCCGCTACGACGTCATCTGCCCGGTGAAGAACGCCTACGACCTCGCCACGGCGTGGCCGGAAGCTGCGTTCCACATCGTGCTGGCCGGACATAGCGCCGCCGATCCGGCCATCGTGGACGTGTTGGTGAATGCAACGGACGCGTTGGCCGACCGCTACGCTTGA